GACTGGTTCGGAGGGTTGGCCGTTGGGATGCATGGAGGCCTAACCCGACTTATCGAGGAACTATCATGTCCCAAGTCAATATGCGCGATATGCTGAAGGCCGGTGTGCACTTCGGCCACCAGACCCGTTACTGGAACCCGAAAATGGGCAAGTTCATTTTCGGCGCGCGTAACAAGATCCACATCATCAACCTCGAAAAAACCCTGCCGATGTTCAACGAGGCCCTGACCTTCGTTGAGCGCCTGGCCCAGGGCAAGAACAAGATCCTGTTCGTCGGCACCAAGCGTTCCGCCGGCAAGATCGTTCGCGAAGAAGCTGCCCGTTGCGGCATGCCGTACGTCGACCACCGTTGGCTGGGCGGCATGCTCACCAACTACAAGACCATCCGTCAGTCGATCAAGCGTCTGCGCGAGCTGGAAACCCAGGCTCAGGACGGCACCTTCGCCAAGCTGACCAAGAAAGAAGCCCTGATGCGCTCCCGTGATCTGGAAAAACTGGATCGCAGCCTGGGCGGCATCAAGGACATGGGCGGCCTGCCGGACGCTCTGTTCGTGATCGACGTCGACCACGAGCGCATTGCTATCACCGAAGCCAACAAGCTGGGCATCCCGGTCATCGGCATCGTCGATACCAACAGCAGCCCGGAAGGCGTTGACTATGTTATCCCGGGTAACGACGACGCCATCCGCGCCGTACAGCTGTACCT
This Pseudomonas sp. ATCC 13867 DNA region includes the following protein-coding sequences:
- the rpsB gene encoding 30S ribosomal protein S2, with product MSQVNMRDMLKAGVHFGHQTRYWNPKMGKFIFGARNKIHIINLEKTLPMFNEALTFVERLAQGKNKILFVGTKRSAGKIVREEAARCGMPYVDHRWLGGMLTNYKTIRQSIKRLRELETQAQDGTFAKLTKKEALMRSRDLEKLDRSLGGIKDMGGLPDALFVIDVDHERIAITEANKLGIPVIGIVDTNSSPEGVDYVIPGNDDAIRAVQLYLGSMAEAVLRGKSAGGVTADEFVEEAPAESAEG